GCCAGCGCGCTGCGGCTTGCGTTGCCCAGGTCGAGGTAGCCGAACTGCAGGGCCGCCGGTTCCACGAGGCCGCCCGGTCCGGCATCCACCGGTCGCGGGCCGCACCTGCACGTCGAGGCGGCCGTCGCCGGCGAGCCGCAACGCGCCGAACCCCTGGTAGACCATGGCGCGCCGTCCGGGCAGGTGAGGTCCCCCGCCGTGCTCGCGCGCGTGGCTGACGTAGCGGATGGCGTCGGCACCGGCTCTTGCCATGGTTGTCTCCTGGAAATGCCGGTCGCATGAATGCCGGCCCAGCCCCTGTACGGTAGCGGCACGCGATCGACGCCGGCCTGCTCCGCGTCAGCCGTGCATGCGCACGCCCTCGATGCGGCGCGAGTACGTCCCATACGAAACACGATAGTGATGACGCGAGGAATCATTACGATCCCCGGTCGCGTGTGTCGGTCCCGCCGGGGATGCGCTACAGTGGGAGGATGTCGTGACAGGAGTTATCATGGAGTGTGAAATCAAATTGACGGTGGACGCGGCCGGCGCCGCCCAGATCAAGAAATCCGCCGTGCTGCGCGAGCACGCCGTGTCGAAACCGCAGGACCAGGACCACGTCGACCGCTATTTCGACACCGGCGGCTTCGATTTGTGGAAGCACGGTTTCGCCCTGCGCGTGCGCAGCGCCGACGGGCGCCACGTGCAGACATTGAAGGGCGGCGGCAGCGCCGTGGCCGGCCTGCACCGGCGCACCGAGCTGGAAGCCGAGATCCCGTCCGAGACGCCCGACCACGATCTGTTCGACAAGCAGCTGCGCCAAGCGTTGCCCGATCTCGCGCACAGCCTGGACAGCCGCCAGCTTGCCGACGAACCGGTCTTCGTCAACCGCACGAAGCGCACGTCGTGGATGCTCGCGCTGCCGGACGGCACGCACGTCGAGTGCGCGCTGGACGTCGGCGAATTGCAGCACGGCGAGCGCACGGCCCAGGTGCGCGAACTGGAACTCGAAGTCAAGGACGGCGATCCGGCCTGCCTGTACGAACTGGCGCGCCGGGTGCACGAGACGACGCCCGTGCGCATCGAAAACATCAGCAAGGCCGAGCGTGGTTATGCGCTGGCCACCGAGGACAAGCCACACGCCGTCAAGGCTACGCCCGTGACGGTCAAGCGCAAGGCCACGCTGGGCGACGCCCTGGGCGCCATCCTGCAGAACTGCCTGCAGCAGATGCAGGCCAACGAGCGGGGCGTGCTGGCGGGCGACGTCGAGAGCCTGCACCAGATGCGCGTCGGCCTGCGCCGCCTGCGCGCCGCCCAGGCGATGATGCAGAGCCTCGTGCAGCTGCCCGAGCCGCTGGCGGCCGACATCGAATGGCTCGCGGGCGAGCTGGGCGACGCGCGCAACTGGGACGTGTTCCTCGAATCCGTGCTGCCCGGCCTGCCGTTGTCGGAGGCGCAGAAACCGTCGCTGGCGCGCGTGGAGGCGGCCGCGCGCGAGGAAGCGGAGCGCCACCGCGCACGCGTGCGGTCGGCGGTCGGCAGTCCGCGCTACACGACGCTGATGCTGGCGCTGGGCGGCTGGATCGCGGGCAAGGGCTGGCAGCAGACGACCTTGCCGTCCGACCCGCTCGAGCAAAAGGTCGCGAAGGCCGCGCCGCAGCTGGTGCAGCACGCGGCCGCGCGCGTGCGCAAGCGCGCCCGCGGCTACGACCTGAAACGGCCGGAATGCCTGCACAAGGTGCGTATCGCGGCCAAGAAGGAGCGCTATGCGCGCGAGTTCTTCGTCGCGCTGTCGCACGACCGCAAGGCGACCAGGCGCCACGATCTGCTGACCGGCATGCAGGACGAGCTGGGCGAGATCAACGACGCGTTCGTCGCGCGCGAACTGGTCGCGCAATTGCGTGACCGGGTGCCGCAGGAGGCGGGGCTGCTCGGCTTCATCGAGGGCGTGCTGGCCGAGCGTGCAATCGATGCGATGCCGCGGGCGCGCCGTCACGTGAAGGGACGGCTGCGCAACCGGGCGCGCTTTTGAGCCTCAGGCCTTCACGGCCAGGAATTCGCCTTTCCCGACCGGGACCAGGCTCGCCGTGAAGGCGCGGTCGGCGCGCACGGCGGCCGTGAATCCGGCCATCTCTTCCGCATGCGACGTCGCGTTGTCGACGACGAGCAGGCCGCCCCGACGCAGCACGCGGCGGATGTCGGGCCACCAGTCCGGATAGGCGCTGCGCTGCGCATCGAGGAAGATCAGGTCGAACGAGGCGTCGAACAGGCTCTCCAGCATCGTGCCGGCATCGCCTTCGAGCAGGGTGATGCGGGTATCCAGGCCGGCCCGCGCGAAGTTGGCGCGGGCCATCTCGATCTTGGTCTGGGCCAGTTCGATCGTCGTGACGGCACCGCCGACGTCCGCCACGGCATCGGCCAGCCACAGCGTCGAATAGCCGTTCGACGTGCCGATCTCCAGGATGCGGCGCGCCCCCGTCGCCTTGGCCAGCAAGGCCAGGAATTCGCCCGTGGCGGGCGTGATGTTGAGCAAGCGCCCAGTGTGGTTGGCGGGATCGCCGTCGTGCGCGGCGCCGAAGGCGGCAAGTTCGTCGAGCAGGGTCTTGAGGTGCCGATCCAAAACAATCTCCTATCGTGGGCGGTCCGTAAACACCAAATGTCGTTCCCGCGCAGGCGGGAACCCATACTGAATCACGGAACCCGCTACGTTGGAAGCACTGCGACGCCTTCAACGTACCGACTCCGGAACCTCGGCATGGATTCCCGCTTTCGCGGGAACGACGAATAAATTTGGTGCCGGTATGTTTCCCGACCGCCGGCGCCGGTAGGGCGGCCGCGCCGCCTTGTGCTCTTTTCCCTAGGAGCGACGCGTATTCTGACGGCCGAATATGACGCCGGTTTGACGTCCATGTGACGGCGCCGTTACGGCGCGCCGGCGGCCACTATCGTGCCGCCCCATTTGCCCAGCAGGCCGGAAAGCAGCGGCGTGCGCTTGTCTTCCGGCGTGAGGACGGCCACCGCGGTCTGCAGGGCCTTGTCGCCGCGCGTGCCGAACGTGCGCGTGGATTCCGGCGGTTCGCGCTTCGCGGCCGCCGTCGTGTCCAGCGGTTGCGCCGGCGGCAAGTGGTTCGCAAGGTCCGCTTCGCGCAGCAGCAGGTCGTCGTCGGCCGCGACGGCCGGTGTGACGGCGATGTCGGGCGTGACGCCGCGCGCCTGGATCTCGTGGCCGTTCGGCGTGAAGTAGCGCGCCACGGTGAACTTGATGCCGCTGTCCTCGTCCAGCGAAATGACGGACTGGATCGAGCCCTTGCCGAACGTGCGCGTGCCGATCACGGTGGCGCGGTGCTGGTCCTGCAGGGCGCCCGTGACCAGTTCGGCGGCCGAGGCGGACGCGCCGTTCACGAGCACCGTCAGCGGCACGGTGCGGGTCCAGGCGGGCAGACCGGCCAGGACGTCGGGCTGGCCAAGTGCGTGATAATAGCGCTCGTCGACGGTGACGGTGGCGTTGGCGCCCGGCTCGCGCCCGCGCGCCGAGAACAGCACGGTGCCCGGCTGCAGGAACGCGCCGGCGACCGCGACCCCCGTCGCCACCAGGCCGCCCGGATCGTTGCGCAGGTCCAGGATCAGGCCGCGCGGCGGGTCCTTGCCGTCCAGTTTTTTCAGGGCCGCCGCCAGATCGCCCGCCGTGGCGCCGCCGAATTCGGAGATGCGGATCCAGGCCAGGCCCGGCGCGGCCATCTTGACGTGCACCGTGTCGTCGTGCAGGTCCGCGCGCGTGATGCGCAGCGTCTCGACCTTGCCGCCGCGCGCGACGCCGATGGCGACGACGGTTCCCGGCGCGCCGTGCATGCGCCGCGCGACATCGTCGCCCGCCAGGCCGGCGACGGGCGCGCCGTCCACGGAAAGGATCACGTCGCCCGGCCGGATGCCCGCGCGTTCGGCCGGCGAACCGTCGGTGGCGGCGACGACGCGCAGCCGGTCGCGGTTGCCTTCGACCTCGATGCCGATGCCCACGTACTCGCCGCTGTTCTCGCGTCCGACGTCGCGCATGGCGTCCTTGTCCAGGTAGCGCGAGTGCGCGTCCAGCGCGGCCAGCATGCCGGACAGGGCGCCGTCGAACAGCGCCTTGTCGTCCGTCTCGCCGACGTAGTTCTGCTTGATCAGCGCATAAGCCGCCAGCAGGCGCTCCACCTGCGCCTGCGGCAGCGTCAAGGCAGGCGCCGCCGTGTCCTCGGCGTGGACGATGGGCGCGCAGGCCAGGACGAGGGCGCCGATGGCGGCGCGCGCGATGCGTTTCATGGAGATCCTTTCGTCGATTCGTTCCTGGCATTCTGGCGCGCCGGGATGTTAAGCGCCGTTAAACGGGGGTAAATCGGCGTTAAGGAGTTGTAAGCGATCGCTGTCGCTTTTTGCCCGTATTGACGGGCCTTTTTCTTTTGCCGATGGCAAAAAGAACAGATAATCATTTCTTTGCCGCCACAGGAGAAGGTCATGCAAGACCACGACGATCACGACCGCCATCCGGAAGACCTGCCCGCCAGCCCCGCGCGCCGCCGCATCTTCCAGGCCGCGGCGGCCGTGGGCCTGTCCGCCTCGGTGGCGCCGGCCAGCGAGGCGAAGCCCAGGCACGTCAAACCCGTCGCCGGCTCGCTGGACGCGAAGCTCAAGGCGCACGTCAAGAACGTCGTCGTGATCTACCTGGAGAACCGCAGCTTCAACAACCTGTTCGCCGGTTTCCCCGGACTCGCGCAACCGCTGCCGCCGGCGCAGGGCGTGCAGAAGGACCGCGACGGCAGCGTGCTGCCGGAACTGCCGAAGATCTGGGGCGGCATGGTGCCGGCGCGCCAGAACATCGGCGGCAAGGATTACCTGATCAAGGAAGACGACATCCAGCACCTGCCGAACGCGCCGTTCAAGCTGACGGATGCCGCGGGCAAGCCGCTGCCGGAAGGGATCATCACGCGCGACTTGTGGCACCTGTTCTACCAAAACCAGATGCAGATCAACGGCGGCAGGAACGACGGCTTCGTGGCCTGGGGCGACAACGGCGCGCTGACGATGGGGCATTACGGCGAGACGTCGAAGAATCTGGGGCTGTGGCAGATCGCGCGCGAGTTCACGCTGTGCGACAACTTCTTCATGGGCGCGTTCGGCGGCTCCTATCTGAACCACCAGTTCCTGATCAGCGGCCGCGTGCCGGAATTCTTCAATGCGGCATCCACACCGGCAGCAAAGAAGATCGCCGTGCTGGACGACGGTCCGACGGGTTATCGCCTCGCGACCGCGCCCGATTCGCCCAAGTCGGCGCTGGACGGCAAGCCGAAGTTCGTCAACAACGGCACCATCACGCCGGACGGCTACGCGGTCAACACGATGGCGCCGCCGTACCAGCCGAGCTGGGTGCGTCCGGCTCCCGACGGCGACGCGCACCTGGCCGATCCGCAGGATCCGGCCGTGCTGCCGCCGCAGACGTATGCGACGATCGGCGACCTGTTGTCCGAACAAGGCGTCAGCTGGGCGTGGTATGCGGGCGCGTGGCAGGCGGCGCTGGACGGCCGCGGCGAAGGCGAACGTCCGAACTTCCAGTTCCACCACCAGCCCTTCAATTACTTCAAGCAGTTCGGGCCGGGCACCGCGGCGCGCGCCGCGCACCTGCGCGACGGCGGCCTGGGCGACAGTCCGATCTCGAACAAATTCATCGCCGACGCCGTCAAAGGGAAGCTTCCGGCCGTCACGTTCTACAAGCCGCAGGGGAATTTGAACCTGCATGCGGGTTATTCGGATGTCGAATCGGGCGACGCCCACGTGGCCAACGTGATCGAGCACCTCAAGAAATCGCCGCAGTGGAAAGACATGGTCGTCGTGATCGCTTTCGACGAGAACGGCGGCTGGTGGGACCACGTTGCGCCGCCGCAGGGCGACCGCTGGGGACCCGGCTCGCGCATTCCGGCCATCGTCGTGTCGCCGTATGCGAAGAAGGGCGCGGTCGACCACAATTTCTACGACACGACGTCGATCCTGCGCTTCATTACGCGCCTGCACGGCCTGCCCCTGCTGGAAGGCCTGGCCGCGCGCAACGCGGCGTTCGCGGCGCGCGGCGCGCGCCCGCCGGGCGACTTGACGGGCGCGCTGAGCTTCCGCTGACGGTCGCTTATTTTTCGCATATCGACAAAACTTTCCTGTTGGCTAACGCGCGCTGTTCAAGAAAACACAGCGATACACTTTGCTACGGCCGTTGTCATTTGAACACGAGCTTGCGCACGGCTTGTCCCCGCCAGGCGCCAACTTCATAACAGAGTTCAGGAGAGCAAAATGCAGAAAAATAAAACCTTGAAGGCACTGCTGGCCGTCTCGACGGTGGCCGCCATGTTCAGCGCCGCCGGCGTGCAGGCGCAGAATACGGTCAGCCAGACCCCCAGCCAGACCGGCACCAGCAGCACCCCCGGCAAACAGAACACCTCCGGCAAGACCACCCGCGAAGGCACCATCGACAACAGCAACAGCACCGGCATGGAAAACCGCGCCAAGCAGGCGGGCGGCACGGGTTCCTCGGGCATGGCCGGCCACAGCGCATCCGGCATGTCGGGTCAGGCCACGGGCAACTCCAGCACGGCAGGCGCGGCCGGCATGACCGGTAAAAGCACGAGCAGCACCAGCAGCACGAGCATGGGCGCGAGCGGCGCCGGCCAGTCGGCGGCGGGTGCCCCCACCGGCGCCAAGCTGAACGCCGGCGACGAAAAAATCCTCAAGGAAATGGCGATAGCCGACATGTCCGAAGTCGAAGGCGGCAAGCTGGCCCAGAGCAAGAGCCAGAACAGCGAGGTGAAGGCCTTCGCCCAGCAGATGATCGACGACCACACGTCGAACCTGAACGACGTGAAGGCCCTGGCCCAGGCGCGCGGCGTGACCCTGCCGGCCGAGCCGGACGCCAAGCACAAGGCCATGGCCGCCAAGCTGGAAAAGATGAGCGGCGACGCCTTCGACAAGGCCTATATGAAGCAGGCCGGCGTGCAGGATCACAAGACCGTCCACGCCAAGCTGATGGCGGCGGCGAAGAAAGCCAAGGATGCGGAAGTGAAAGCACTGGTCGAAAAAACCGAGCCGGTGGTCGCGCAGCACCTGAAATCCGCCGAACAGATGAAGATGGCGAAGTCGGGCACGACGTCCGGCAAGTAACGGGAGTTGTAGGGTGGGGTGATTGATGCCCCCGGCATCAATCACCCACCATGCGCTGGCGCTACCGCATCGCCGCCAGCACGCGCGCCCGTTCCTCGGGCGTGCGGTTCTGGCTCATCTTGAATTTGGCTTCCAGCCGTTCGACGACGATCTCGATGCCGACCGTCGCCCGCACGAGCTTCTCGATGTACCCGCGCGGCGCATCCTCCACTTTCCAGCCGGCGCGCGCATCCTCGTGGCGCCCCGTCATCCTGGTCATCTGTCCCAGAATCCACGCGGGATCGTCGATCGCGCGCAGCCGCCCGTGCGCATGCACGACGGCGTAGTTCCACGTCGGCACGGCGCGTCCTTCCGCCGCCTCCAGGTCGTACAGCAGCGGCGACACATAGCTCGACGCGCCCTGGAACAGCACGAGCACCGGCGATCCATCCGATTGCCAGACCGGGTTCGCGCGCGCCACGTGGGCGCGCAGCACGCCGTGCGGCGCGGCGTCGGCCGGCGGCGCCAGTTCGAACGGAATGTGGTCCGCTTCCAGGCCGCCGTCACCGGCACGCACCAGCGCACCCAGCGGATGCGCGGCGATCAGCGCCAGCATGTCGGCCTGCGAGTCCGCGGTGAAATGCGTCGGCACGTACATCATTCGAACCCTTCCACGACGATCTCTCCCTTGAGCGAATTGGCGATGTAGCAGCGCGCATGCGCCTCGTGGTGCAGCTCGGCGAGCGCCGCATGGTCGGGCCGGCGCGCGCCGTCGAACGCGATGGCCGGGTTGAGCACGATGCGCGTGATGGCCGGGCGGCCGTCCGCGCCGGCATCGAGCAGGCCGACGGCATGGTCGTCGTAGCGGTCGACGACGTAGCCGCGCGCGGCCGCCAGCGACAGGAAGAACAGCATGTGGCAGCTGGCCGCGGCCGCGACGAGGGCCTCTTCCGGATCGACGGCGGCCGGGTCGGACAGCGGCACGGGCACCGACAGCGGCGACGACGACGCCGGCACGTCCAGGCCGCCGTCGAAACGCCAGCGGTGCGCGCGGCTGTAGCGCTGGTCGGTGAAAGCCTGGTCGCCGCGCTGCCAGGCCAGGGTGGCTTCGAATCGTTTCATCGTGTCCCCGTGTGCGAAAGAGCTTCCATCTTAGGCCGTCGGGTGGCTTGCTCAAATGACCAATTTTCGCGAAGATGGGCGTACCAATCACGATGACGCCCATGCTCGTCCACGACATCCTCGCCGCCGCCACGCTCGAGCGCGACGCCGCCGCGCCGTTGTTCCGCCAGCTGTACGTCCACCTGAAGGAGGCGATCCTGACCGGGCGCATCGGCGCCGGCGTGCGCCTGCCGGCCACGCGTACGCTGTGCCGGTTGCTGGGCGTGTCGCGCCAGACCGTGCTGGCCGCGTACGAGCAGCTGATGGCCGAGGGCTATCTGGAGGGCACGGTCGGGAAGGGCACGTTCGTCAGCGCGTCGCTGCCGGCCGGCGCGCGCAATGACGGCGCCGCGCCGGCGCTGGTGCGTCCGCTGTCGGCGCGCGGAGAACTCATCGCGGGCGGCATGGCGCGCGTGTTGCACCACGCGGGGCCGCTGCGCGCCTTCCGCGCCAGCATGCCGGGCCTGGACCTGTTCCCGTTCGACGTCTGGCGCCGGCTGGAAGCGCGTCACTGGCGCCATTCGACCGCGTCGCTCGGCTACGCCGACGCGGCCGGCCATGCGCCGCTGCGCGAGCTGCTGTGCGCCTACCTGAAGGCGTCGCGCGGCGTGCAGTGCAGCCCGGACCAGATCGTGATCACGTCCGGGTCGCAGCAGGCGCTGTACCTGCTGGCCCAGCTGCTGCTCGCGCCGGGCGAATCGATGTGGATCGAATCGCCCGGCTACCAGGGCGCGGTGGCGCCGTTCACGGTGGCCGGCGCGCGCGTCTGCCCGGTGCCCGTCGACGTTGAAGGCATGGACGTGGCCTACGCGATGAAGCACTATCCGGACGCGCGCCTCGCGTTCGCGACGCCGTCGCACCAGCTGCCGCTGGGCGTGACCATGAGCCTGCGGCGCCGGTTCGAACTGCTGCGCTGGGCCGAGGCGAACCGCGCGTGGATCGTCGAGGACGACTACGACAGCGAGTACCGCCACACGGGGCCGCCGCTGGCATCGCTGCAAAGCCTGGACCGCGCGGGCTGCGTGATCTATGCGGGCACGCTGTCGAAAGTGCTGTTCCCCGCGCTGCGCCTGGGCTATGTGGTGGCGCCGCCGCCGCTGGCCGCGGCGCTGGCGCGGGCCAAGGCCGTCGTCGACCGCCACAGCCCCATCGTGCCGCAGGCGGCGCTGGCAGACTTCATCGCGGGCGGCCATTTCGCGCGCCACATCCGGCGCACGCGCGACGCGTACGGCGAGCGCCGGCAAGCGCTCATCGATGCGCTCGACGCGCGCCTGGCGGGCCGGCTGCGCCAGGGGCCGTCCGACGCGGGCCTCGATCTGTGCGTGCATTTTATGGAAACGGAAACGCTGGCCGAGGAGACCGTCGCGCGGCACGCCCGCGACCTCGGCGTCGACGTGCGCACGCTGGGCTATTACACGAATCCAGCGGCCGGCGCCGATTGCGCCGTCGAT
This genomic stretch from Massilia putida harbors:
- a CDS encoding CYTH and CHAD domain-containing protein; translated protein: MECEIKLTVDAAGAAQIKKSAVLREHAVSKPQDQDHVDRYFDTGGFDLWKHGFALRVRSADGRHVQTLKGGGSAVAGLHRRTELEAEIPSETPDHDLFDKQLRQALPDLAHSLDSRQLADEPVFVNRTKRTSWMLALPDGTHVECALDVGELQHGERTAQVRELELEVKDGDPACLYELARRVHETTPVRIENISKAERGYALATEDKPHAVKATPVTVKRKATLGDALGAILQNCLQQMQANERGVLAGDVESLHQMRVGLRRLRAAQAMMQSLVQLPEPLAADIEWLAGELGDARNWDVFLESVLPGLPLSEAQKPSLARVEAAAREEAERHRARVRSAVGSPRYTTLMLALGGWIAGKGWQQTTLPSDPLEQKVAKAAPQLVQHAAARVRKRARGYDLKRPECLHKVRIAAKKERYAREFFVALSHDRKATRRHDLLTGMQDELGEINDAFVARELVAQLRDRVPQEAGLLGFIEGVLAERAIDAMPRARRHVKGRLRNRARF
- a CDS encoding O-methyltransferase, giving the protein MDRHLKTLLDELAAFGAAHDGDPANHTGRLLNITPATGEFLALLAKATGARRILEIGTSNGYSTLWLADAVADVGGAVTTIELAQTKIEMARANFARAGLDTRITLLEGDAGTMLESLFDASFDLIFLDAQRSAYPDWWPDIRRVLRRGGLLVVDNATSHAEEMAGFTAAVRADRAFTASLVPVGKGEFLAVKA
- a CDS encoding S41 family peptidase; the protein is MKRIARAAIGALVLACAPIVHAEDTAAPALTLPQAQVERLLAAYALIKQNYVGETDDKALFDGALSGMLAALDAHSRYLDKDAMRDVGRENSGEYVGIGIEVEGNRDRLRVVAATDGSPAERAGIRPGDVILSVDGAPVAGLAGDDVARRMHGAPGTVVAIGVARGGKVETLRITRADLHDDTVHVKMAAPGLAWIRISEFGGATAGDLAAALKKLDGKDPPRGLILDLRNDPGGLVATGVAVAGAFLQPGTVLFSARGREPGANATVTVDERYYHALGQPDVLAGLPAWTRTVPLTVLVNGASASAAELVTGALQDQHRATVIGTRTFGKGSIQSVISLDEDSGIKFTVARYFTPNGHEIQARGVTPDIAVTPAVAADDDLLLREADLANHLPPAQPLDTTAAAKREPPESTRTFGTRGDKALQTAVAVLTPEDKRTPLLSGLLGKWGGTIVAAGAP
- a CDS encoding acid phosphatase is translated as MQDHDDHDRHPEDLPASPARRRIFQAAAAVGLSASVAPASEAKPRHVKPVAGSLDAKLKAHVKNVVVIYLENRSFNNLFAGFPGLAQPLPPAQGVQKDRDGSVLPELPKIWGGMVPARQNIGGKDYLIKEDDIQHLPNAPFKLTDAAGKPLPEGIITRDLWHLFYQNQMQINGGRNDGFVAWGDNGALTMGHYGETSKNLGLWQIAREFTLCDNFFMGAFGGSYLNHQFLISGRVPEFFNAASTPAAKKIAVLDDGPTGYRLATAPDSPKSALDGKPKFVNNGTITPDGYAVNTMAPPYQPSWVRPAPDGDAHLADPQDPAVLPPQTYATIGDLLSEQGVSWAWYAGAWQAALDGRGEGERPNFQFHHQPFNYFKQFGPGTAARAAHLRDGGLGDSPISNKFIADAVKGKLPAVTFYKPQGNLNLHAGYSDVESGDAHVANVIEHLKKSPQWKDMVVVIAFDENGGWWDHVAPPQGDRWGPGSRIPAIVVSPYAKKGAVDHNFYDTTSILRFITRLHGLPLLEGLAARNAAFAARGARPPGDLTGALSFR
- a CDS encoding DUF4142 domain-containing protein encodes the protein MQKNKTLKALLAVSTVAAMFSAAGVQAQNTVSQTPSQTGTSSTPGKQNTSGKTTREGTIDNSNSTGMENRAKQAGGTGSSGMAGHSASGMSGQATGNSSTAGAAGMTGKSTSSTSSTSMGASGAGQSAAGAPTGAKLNAGDEKILKEMAIADMSEVEGGKLAQSKSQNSEVKAFAQQMIDDHTSNLNDVKALAQARGVTLPAEPDAKHKAMAAKLEKMSGDAFDKAYMKQAGVQDHKTVHAKLMAAAKKAKDAEVKALVEKTEPVVAQHLKSAEQMKMAKSGTTSGK
- a CDS encoding FMN-binding negative transcriptional regulator, coding for MMYVPTHFTADSQADMLALIAAHPLGALVRAGDGGLEADHIPFELAPPADAAPHGVLRAHVARANPVWQSDGSPVLVLFQGASSYVSPLLYDLEAAEGRAVPTWNYAVVHAHGRLRAIDDPAWILGQMTRMTGRHEDARAGWKVEDAPRGYIEKLVRATVGIEIVVERLEAKFKMSQNRTPEERARVLAAMR
- a CDS encoding OsmC family protein, whose protein sequence is MKRFEATLAWQRGDQAFTDQRYSRAHRWRFDGGLDVPASSSPLSVPVPLSDPAAVDPEEALVAAAASCHMLFFLSLAAARGYVVDRYDDHAVGLLDAGADGRPAITRIVLNPAIAFDGARRPDHAALAELHHEAHARCYIANSLKGEIVVEGFE
- the pdxR gene encoding MocR-like pyridoxine biosynthesis transcription factor PdxR gives rise to the protein MGVPITMTPMLVHDILAAATLERDAAAPLFRQLYVHLKEAILTGRIGAGVRLPATRTLCRLLGVSRQTVLAAYEQLMAEGYLEGTVGKGTFVSASLPAGARNDGAAPALVRPLSARGELIAGGMARVLHHAGPLRAFRASMPGLDLFPFDVWRRLEARHWRHSTASLGYADAAGHAPLRELLCAYLKASRGVQCSPDQIVITSGSQQALYLLAQLLLAPGESMWIESPGYQGAVAPFTVAGARVCPVPVDVEGMDVAYAMKHYPDARLAFATPSHQLPLGVTMSLRRRFELLRWAEANRAWIVEDDYDSEYRHTGPPLASLQSLDRAGCVIYAGTLSKVLFPALRLGYVVAPPPLAAALARAKAVVDRHSPIVPQAALADFIAGGHFARHIRRTRDAYGERRQALIDALDARLAGRLRQGPSDAGLDLCVHFMETETLAEETVARHARDLGVDVRTLGYYTNPAAGADCAVDPGLLLGFSAFTPDVIRAGVADLERAIERAA